In one window of Tachypleus tridentatus isolate NWPU-2018 chromosome 2, ASM421037v1, whole genome shotgun sequence DNA:
- the LOC143244180 gene encoding N-acetylglucosaminyl-phosphatidylinositol de-N-acetylase-like isoform X2 — MFFAPTIQQIKSTSRHPETFTDIFILCLSIGDFYKQGNVRKKELIQSCSILGVPLGNVFIIQHTKMPDSPHCIWRDDLVGRIILKYTNMLSADVVISFDEHGVSGHPNHISLFNGLSYLTDEDLVPVGCRFLVLKTVNKLRKYCSIFDFPLSFCEDDCVLISSPLYILRAQKAMTAHYSQLVWFRWLYILFSRYMIINSLVELKKKNKTD; from the exons ATGTTTTTTGCTCCTACCATTCAACAGATAAAATCAACTTCAAGACATCCAGAAActtttacagatatttttattttgtgtttatctaTAG GTGATTTCTATAAACAAGGTAATGTCAGGAAGAAGGAACTGATACAGAGCTGTAGTATTCTGGGAGTGCCTTTaggaaatgttttcattattcaaCATAC caagaTGCCTGACAGTCCTCATTGCATTTGGAGAGATGACCTGGTAGGAAGAATCATTCTCAAATATACAAACATGCTGTCTGCAGATGTT GTGATCTCTTTTGATGAACATGGAGTCAGTGGACATCCAAACCACATATCTCTATTTAACGGCTTAAG TTATCTAACAGATGAAGACCTAGTACCTGTAG gttGCAGGTTTCTTGTGCTGAAAACAGTGAATAAGCTGAGAAAATATTGTAGCATTTTTGATTTCCCACTCAGTTTCTGTGAAGATGATTGTGTCTTAATTTCAAGTCCCCTTTACATTCTACGTGCCCAG AAAGCAATGACAGCCCATTATAGCCAGCTAGTGTGGTTCAGATGGCTGTACATCTTGTTCTCTCGTTACATGATTATCAACAGTCTCGTTGAACTAAAGAAGAAGAATAAAACAGATTAG
- the LOC143244180 gene encoding N-acetylglucosaminyl-phosphatidylinositol de-N-acetylase-like isoform X1 — translation MFFAPTIQQIKSTSRHPETFTDIFILCLSIGETEQLIRDFYKQGNVRKKELIQSCSILGVPLGNVFIIQHTKMPDSPHCIWRDDLVGRIILKYTNMLSADVVISFDEHGVSGHPNHISLFNGLSYLTDEDLVPVGCRFLVLKTVNKLRKYCSIFDFPLSFCEDDCVLISSPLYILRAQKAMTAHYSQLVWFRWLYILFSRYMIINSLVELKKKNKTD, via the exons ATGTTTTTTGCTCCTACCATTCAACAGATAAAATCAACTTCAAGACATCCAGAAActtttacagatatttttattttgtgtttatctaTAGGTGAGACAGAGCAGTTAATAC GTGATTTCTATAAACAAGGTAATGTCAGGAAGAAGGAACTGATACAGAGCTGTAGTATTCTGGGAGTGCCTTTaggaaatgttttcattattcaaCATAC caagaTGCCTGACAGTCCTCATTGCATTTGGAGAGATGACCTGGTAGGAAGAATCATTCTCAAATATACAAACATGCTGTCTGCAGATGTT GTGATCTCTTTTGATGAACATGGAGTCAGTGGACATCCAAACCACATATCTCTATTTAACGGCTTAAG TTATCTAACAGATGAAGACCTAGTACCTGTAG gttGCAGGTTTCTTGTGCTGAAAACAGTGAATAAGCTGAGAAAATATTGTAGCATTTTTGATTTCCCACTCAGTTTCTGTGAAGATGATTGTGTCTTAATTTCAAGTCCCCTTTACATTCTACGTGCCCAG AAAGCAATGACAGCCCATTATAGCCAGCTAGTGTGGTTCAGATGGCTGTACATCTTGTTCTCTCGTTACATGATTATCAACAGTCTCGTTGAACTAAAGAAGAAGAATAAAACAGATTAG